In Streptomyces sp. NBC_00091, the following proteins share a genomic window:
- a CDS encoding xanthine dehydrogenase family protein molybdopterin-binding subunit produces MAGTTTGIPTNVTQGSRTRGGIGESTLRPDGTLKVTGEFAYSSDMWHEDMLWGQTLRSTVAHAEIVSIDISQALTVPGVHAVMTYEDLPAPMKNYGMEFQDTPVLAHGKVRHHGEPVALVAADHPETARRATAKIKIEYKELPLVTDEASATAPDAVLVHENRDDHHSGHVPHPNIVHRQPIFRGDVEEARKRADVIVKGEYTFGMQDQAFLGPESGLAVPCEDGGVDLYVATQWLHSDLKQIAPVLGLPEEKVRMTMAGVGGAFGGREDISMQILASLLALRTGKPVKMVYNRFESFFGHVHRHPAKLYYEHGATKDGKLTHMKCKIVLDGGAYASSTASVVGNAASLSVGPYVIDDVEIEAIGLYTNNPPCGAMRGFGAVQACFAYEAQMDKLAAKLGMDPVELRQLNAMEQGTIMPTGQVVDSPAPVAELLRRVKARPLPPERQWEVADGEADVRALPGGLSNTTHGEGVVRGVGYAVGIKNVGFSEGFDDYSTAKVRLEVINGEAVALVHTAMAEVGQGGVTIHAQIARTELGVQQVTIHPADTQVGSAGSTSAGRQTYMTGGSIKNSCELVREKVLEIGRRKFGSYHPAWATAELLLEGGKVVTDGGEVLATTADVLEDEVVEIEAEWRHRPTEAFDLVTGQGDGHVQYSFAAHRAVVEVDTELGLVKVVELAVAQDVGKALNPLSVVGQIQGGTVQGLGVAVMEEIIVDPETAKVKNPSFTDYLLPTILDTPTIPVDYLELGDPNAPYGVRGIGEAPTLSSTPAVLAAIRAATGLELNRTPVRPEHLTGA; encoded by the coding sequence ATGGCTGGCACCACCACCGGTATTCCCACCAACGTCACCCAGGGCTCCCGCACCAGGGGCGGCATCGGCGAGTCGACGCTGCGCCCGGACGGCACCCTGAAGGTCACCGGCGAGTTCGCGTACTCCTCGGACATGTGGCACGAGGACATGCTGTGGGGCCAGACCCTGCGGTCCACGGTCGCGCACGCCGAGATCGTCTCCATCGACATCTCCCAGGCCCTGACCGTGCCCGGCGTCCACGCGGTCATGACGTACGAAGACCTGCCGGCCCCGATGAAGAACTACGGCATGGAGTTCCAGGACACGCCCGTCCTGGCGCACGGCAAGGTCCGCCACCACGGTGAGCCGGTCGCCCTGGTGGCCGCCGACCACCCGGAGACCGCGCGCCGTGCCACCGCGAAGATCAAGATCGAGTACAAGGAGCTGCCCCTCGTCACCGACGAGGCCTCGGCGACCGCTCCGGACGCCGTACTCGTCCACGAGAACCGCGACGACCACCACTCCGGTCACGTCCCGCACCCGAACATCGTGCACCGCCAGCCGATCTTCCGCGGCGACGTGGAAGAGGCCCGCAAGCGCGCCGACGTCATCGTGAAGGGCGAGTACACCTTCGGCATGCAGGACCAGGCCTTCCTCGGCCCGGAGTCCGGCCTCGCGGTGCCCTGCGAGGACGGCGGCGTCGACCTGTACGTGGCCACCCAGTGGCTGCACTCGGACCTCAAGCAGATCGCCCCGGTCCTCGGCCTGCCCGAGGAGAAGGTCCGCATGACGATGGCCGGCGTCGGCGGCGCGTTCGGCGGCCGCGAGGACATCTCGATGCAGATCCTCGCCTCCCTGCTCGCCCTGCGCACGGGCAAGCCGGTCAAGATGGTCTACAACCGCTTCGAGTCCTTCTTCGGGCACGTCCACCGTCACCCGGCGAAGCTCTACTACGAGCACGGCGCCACCAAGGACGGCAAGCTCACGCACATGAAGTGCAAGATCGTGCTCGACGGCGGCGCCTACGCGTCGTCCACGGCCTCGGTCGTCGGCAACGCCGCGTCCCTCTCGGTCGGCCCGTACGTCATCGACGACGTCGAGATCGAGGCGATCGGCCTCTACACCAACAACCCGCCCTGCGGCGCGATGCGCGGCTTCGGCGCCGTCCAGGCCTGCTTCGCGTACGAGGCCCAGATGGACAAGCTCGCCGCCAAGCTGGGCATGGACCCGGTGGAGCTGCGCCAGCTCAACGCGATGGAGCAGGGCACCATCATGCCCACCGGCCAGGTCGTGGACTCCCCGGCCCCGGTCGCCGAGCTGCTGCGCCGGGTCAAGGCCCGCCCGCTGCCGCCGGAGCGCCAGTGGGAGGTCGCCGACGGCGAGGCCGATGTGCGCGCGCTGCCGGGCGGCCTGTCGAACACCACGCACGGCGAGGGTGTCGTCCGGGGCGTCGGCTACGCGGTCGGCATCAAGAACGTCGGCTTCTCCGAGGGCTTCGACGACTACTCGACGGCCAAGGTCCGCCTGGAGGTCATCAACGGCGAGGCCGTCGCGCTGGTCCACACGGCCATGGCGGAGGTCGGCCAGGGCGGCGTCACCATCCACGCGCAGATCGCCCGCACCGAGCTGGGCGTCCAGCAGGTCACCATCCACCCCGCCGACACCCAGGTGGGCTCGGCCGGTTCGACCTCCGCGGGCCGCCAGACGTACATGACCGGCGGTTCCATCAAGAACTCCTGCGAGCTCGTCCGCGAGAAGGTCCTGGAGATCGGCCGCCGCAAGTTCGGCTCGTACCACCCGGCGTGGGCCACCGCCGAGCTGCTCCTGGAGGGCGGCAAGGTCGTCACCGACGGCGGCGAGGTACTCGCGACCACCGCGGACGTCCTCGAGGACGAGGTCGTGGAGATCGAGGCCGAGTGGCGCCACCGCCCCACCGAGGCCTTCGACCTGGTCACGGGGCAGGGCGACGGCCACGTCCAGTACTCCTTCGCCGCGCACCGCGCGGTGGTGGAGGTCGACACCGAACTGGGCCTGGTCAAGGTCGTCGAACTGGCCGTCGCCCAGGACGTGGGCAAGGCGCTCAACCCGCTGTCCGTCGTCGGACAGATCCAGGGCGGCACCGTCCAGGGCCTGGGCGTCGCGGTGATGGAGGAGATCATCGTGGACCCGGAGACCGCGAAGGTGAAGAACCCCTCCTTCACGGACTACCTGCTCCCGACCATCCTCGACACGCCGACGATCCCGGTCGACTACCTCGAACTGGGCGACCCGAACGCGCCGTACGGGGTGCGGGGCATCGGCGAGGCCCCGACCCTGTCGTCCACCCCGGCCGTCCTCGCGGCGATCCGGGCGGCGACCGGCCTGGAGCTGAACAGGACACCGGTCCGCCCCGAGCACCTCACGGGGGCCTGA
- a CDS encoding esterase family protein, with protein MHEYPQQSSGHEPERGRRRSRRAMWIGAGVAGALLLGGGGFAAYKNDWFSGNGEAVSFGKPTPPAAADAGAAKKAEPTAAPKPSGDPDVQMPSGPKSDFKQTTKLDDGTIIAKTRLAGAKSGFEGDVWVWAPKEYDDPKYAKSAFPVLIALPGGNGFPTNYWADRSLGLQKAITEGVQAGTSLPFIVIMPVLNPDNKYYYDGADIPGQPKMGTWIAEDIPDFTRANFRTYKSRDGWAFMGSSSGAFVGMKTLLQHPDKFKAVIASGGEITPDSPLWKGHQAEMDANNPEKLADKLIATGGPEVYINFQVGTKESGKNLMTKFVTEHGKGPVKTTIRDIQNGEHNGWHYVRGMKEGSLEWVSKVMKGPKPEAG; from the coding sequence GTGCACGAGTACCCGCAGCAGTCGTCCGGCCACGAGCCCGAACGGGGCCGCAGGAGGTCCCGGCGCGCGATGTGGATCGGCGCGGGCGTCGCCGGCGCGCTGCTCCTCGGCGGGGGTGGTTTCGCCGCCTACAAGAACGACTGGTTCTCCGGCAACGGCGAAGCCGTCAGCTTCGGCAAGCCCACCCCGCCCGCCGCCGCGGACGCCGGCGCCGCGAAGAAGGCGGAGCCCACGGCCGCGCCCAAGCCCAGCGGTGACCCGGACGTGCAGATGCCCTCCGGCCCGAAGTCCGACTTCAAGCAGACCACCAAGCTCGACGACGGCACGATCATCGCCAAGACCCGCCTGGCGGGCGCCAAGTCCGGCTTCGAGGGCGACGTCTGGGTCTGGGCCCCCAAGGAGTACGACGACCCGAAGTACGCCAAGAGCGCCTTCCCGGTCCTCATAGCCCTGCCCGGCGGCAACGGCTTCCCGACCAACTACTGGGCCGACCGCAGCCTGGGCCTCCAGAAGGCCATCACCGAGGGCGTCCAGGCCGGCACCAGCCTGCCCTTCATCGTGATCATGCCGGTGCTGAACCCGGACAACAAGTACTACTACGACGGCGCCGACATACCCGGCCAGCCCAAGATGGGCACCTGGATCGCCGAGGACATCCCGGACTTCACCCGCGCCAACTTCCGTACGTACAAGTCCCGCGACGGCTGGGCCTTCATGGGCTCCTCCTCGGGCGCCTTCGTCGGCATGAAGACGCTCCTCCAGCACCCGGACAAGTTCAAGGCCGTGATAGCCAGCGGCGGCGAGATCACCCCCGACTCCCCGCTCTGGAAGGGCCACCAGGCGGAGATGGACGCCAATAACCCCGAGAAGCTCGCCGACAAGCTGATCGCCACGGGCGGCCCGGAGGTCTACATCAACTTCCAGGTCGGCACGAAGGAGTCCGGCAAGAACCTCATGACGAAGTTCGTGACGGAGCACGGCAAGGGCCCGGTCAAGACGACCATCCGCGACATCCAGAACGGCGAGCACAACGGCTGGCACTACGTGCGCGGCATGAAGGAAGGCTCGCTGGAGTGGGTCAGCAAGGTGATGAAGGGCCCCAAGCCCGAGGCCGGCTGA
- a CDS encoding Uma2 family endonuclease, giving the protein MTELPDWMRPPRAEGWFAEDLDRLPEAPRHTELIDGALVFMMSPQRSWHGRLVTALTTTLMAQTPAGFEVEREMTIRLDARNRPEPDLLLTDLPYDPDRTWYAPDDVKLVIEAVSPESAHRDRTVKLRKYAEAGIPHYWCIEDEDGAPVVHVYELDEPTGVYAPAGIFRGTLRRPVPFEISLDLDKLTPPRSS; this is encoded by the coding sequence ATGACCGAACTGCCCGACTGGATGCGCCCACCGCGCGCGGAAGGCTGGTTCGCGGAGGACCTCGACCGCCTCCCCGAGGCGCCCCGCCACACCGAGCTCATCGACGGAGCCCTCGTCTTCATGATGTCGCCCCAGCGGTCCTGGCATGGCCGCCTCGTCACCGCCCTGACCACCACGCTCATGGCTCAGACCCCGGCCGGCTTCGAGGTCGAGCGGGAGATGACGATCCGCCTCGATGCCCGTAACCGCCCTGAGCCGGACCTCCTGCTGACGGACCTGCCCTATGACCCCGACCGCACGTGGTACGCCCCGGATGACGTGAAGCTCGTCATCGAGGCCGTGTCACCCGAGTCCGCCCACCGCGACCGCACGGTCAAGCTCCGCAAGTACGCGGAGGCCGGCATCCCGCACTACTGGTGCATCGAGGACGAGGACGGCGCGCCCGTGGTCCACGTCTACGAGCTCGACGAACCCACCGGCGTCTACGCGCCCGCCGGCATCTTCCGGGGCACCCTCCGGCGGCCGGTGCCCTTCGAGATCAGCCTCGACCTGGACAAGCTCACCCCGCCCCGAAGCAGCTGA
- a CDS encoding Txe/YoeB family addiction module toxin, whose translation MRLVFEDQGWEDYTSWLKNDRKMLTRINKLIEDVRRDPFTGIGKPEPLKYHLPGAWSRRIDDEHRLVYLITDKEIVILAARYHY comes from the coding sequence GTGAGGCTTGTCTTCGAGGATCAGGGCTGGGAGGACTACACGTCCTGGCTCAAGAACGACCGCAAGATGCTCACCCGGATCAACAAGCTCATCGAGGACGTCAGGCGTGACCCGTTCACGGGAATCGGCAAGCCCGAGCCGCTGAAGTACCACTTGCCGGGGGCTTGGTCGCGACGGATCGACGATGAGCACCGCCTCGTCTACCTGATTACGGACAAAGAGATCGTCATCCTCGCTGCCCGGTATCACTACTGA
- a CDS encoding type II toxin-antitoxin system RelE/ParE family toxin, with protein MSEYPTVFRPEAQAELRKIPRDMALRILAKLTELESDPFGFNTTALVSQPERRRLRVGDYRIVYTIDNGELVVWVVHVGHRSTVYET; from the coding sequence GTGAGTGAGTACCCAACCGTCTTCCGGCCCGAGGCGCAGGCCGAGCTCCGGAAGATCCCCCGCGACATGGCGCTGCGCATCCTGGCCAAGCTGACCGAGCTGGAGAGCGACCCCTTCGGCTTCAACACCACCGCACTCGTGTCCCAGCCCGAGCGCCGCCGCCTGCGCGTCGGCGACTACCGCATCGTCTACACCATCGACAACGGAGAGCTGGTGGTGTGGGTCGTTCACGTCGGACACCGCTCCACGGTCTACGAAACGTAG
- a CDS encoding CPCC family cysteine-rich protein, whose amino-acid sequence MSDSYPCPCCGRRVLDDMPGSWEICPVCFWEDDAVQFRWPTMNGGANKVSLIEAQLNYQDFGACDQHGRQYVRPPTTDEPLDPAWRPIDLTRDSFEDWEAEDRVPWPDDHSVLCWWLPTFWRRGHPVAS is encoded by the coding sequence GTGAGCGACTCCTACCCCTGTCCCTGCTGCGGGCGCCGCGTGCTCGACGACATGCCCGGCTCTTGGGAGATCTGCCCCGTCTGCTTCTGGGAGGACGACGCGGTCCAGTTCCGCTGGCCGACCATGAATGGTGGCGCGAACAAGGTCTCCCTGATCGAGGCCCAACTCAACTACCAGGACTTCGGTGCCTGCGACCAACACGGCCGCCAGTACGTCCGCCCGCCGACGACGGACGAGCCGCTCGACCCTGCCTGGCGCCCCATCGACCTGACGCGCGACTCCTTCGAGGACTGGGAAGCCGAGGACCGCGTCCCGTGGCCCGACGACCACTCGGTGCTCTGCTGGTGGCTCCCCACCTTCTGGCGCCGCGGCCACCCGGTGGCATCATGA
- a CDS encoding type II toxin-antitoxin system Phd/YefM family antitoxin, with amino-acid sequence MSITASEARKELFPLIKKVNENHEAIEIVSKHGNAVLVSAEDYAALREGSYLLRSPANARRLLKAYENALAHINVSERELIDPDSADAGAGAA; translated from the coding sequence ATGTCCATAACCGCGAGCGAAGCCCGCAAGGAACTCTTTCCGCTGATCAAGAAGGTCAACGAGAACCACGAGGCCATCGAGATCGTCTCGAAGCACGGCAACGCCGTGCTCGTCTCGGCCGAGGACTACGCGGCGCTGCGCGAGGGCTCGTACCTGCTGCGCTCTCCGGCGAACGCCCGGCGGCTGCTCAAGGCGTACGAGAATGCCCTGGCCCACATCAACGTGTCGGAGCGCGAGCTGATCGATCCGGACTCTGCGGACGCGGGTGCGGGTGCTGCGTGA
- a CDS encoding SMP-30/gluconolactonase/LRE family protein, with amino-acid sequence MPKLSHALVVAAVTATAALTTAAAPAPAPAPAPSPVSTAFTLPGSKVYPEGIAADPRTGTVYVGSYADGTVYRARPGARTAEVFLPSGTDGRRTANGLRVDARGRLWVTDSTAGVAVYDTATGARLAHFEAAAGTPHFINDLTITPDGTAYLTDSVRAVIYRVTPEQQRAGTGPLTVAYDLSGHITPPPPGKFTLNGITSDRAGRYLLTVDMTAGELHRVDLRTGALSRVALTGGDLKAADGIQLSPAGTLRAVHNISNTLTRWQLTPDGTRAHLTRTITDPSLQIPTTLAHTRGRTLVVRSQFDKDGPLTPSTGSPTTFTIASVRGL; translated from the coding sequence ATGCCGAAGCTCTCTCATGCCCTGGTCGTCGCCGCCGTCACCGCGACCGCGGCGCTCACCACCGCCGCCGCACCCGCACCCGCACCCGCACCCGCACCGTCTCCCGTATCGACGGCGTTCACCCTCCCCGGCTCGAAGGTCTACCCCGAGGGCATAGCCGCCGACCCCCGTACGGGCACCGTGTACGTCGGCTCGTACGCGGACGGCACCGTCTACCGAGCCCGCCCGGGGGCCCGTACCGCCGAGGTCTTCCTCCCGTCCGGCACCGACGGCCGGCGCACGGCGAACGGGCTGCGCGTCGACGCCCGGGGCCGCCTGTGGGTCACCGACTCCACCGCCGGGGTCGCGGTGTACGACACGGCGACCGGGGCCCGCCTGGCCCACTTCGAGGCCGCGGCCGGCACCCCGCACTTCATCAACGACCTGACCATCACCCCGGACGGCACCGCCTACCTGACCGACAGCGTGCGCGCGGTGATCTACCGCGTCACCCCCGAGCAGCAGCGCGCCGGCACCGGCCCCCTGACCGTGGCCTACGACCTGAGCGGACACATCACCCCGCCGCCGCCCGGCAAGTTCACCCTCAACGGGATCACCTCGGACCGGGCGGGCCGCTACCTGCTGACCGTCGACATGACCGCGGGCGAACTCCACCGCGTCGACCTGCGCACCGGCGCCCTCAGCCGGGTCGCCCTGACCGGCGGCGACCTCAAGGCCGCCGACGGCATCCAGCTCTCCCCCGCCGGCACCCTGCGGGCGGTGCACAACATCAGCAACACCCTGACCCGCTGGCAGCTCACCCCGGACGGCACCCGCGCCCACCTGACCCGCACGATCACGGACCCGTCCCTCCAGATCCCCACCACCCTGGCCCACACCCGGGGCCGCACCCTGGTGGTCCGCTCCCAGTTCGACAAGGACGGCCCCCTCACCCCCTCCACGGGCTCCCCGACCACCTTCACGATCGCCTCGGTCCGCGGCCTCTGA
- a CDS encoding MarR family winged helix-turn-helix transcriptional regulator: protein MTSMPPEERIGAHIKRAEQALLAAKNAAVKPAAVTVPQYAALLWLAEKPGISAAALARLCGVTPPTMNTVLKNLHERGLIERTPHEWHRNVLETRLTPEGHAAMELADAGAVRVETALATALSAQERTLLIELLGRCSEVLDTLK, encoded by the coding sequence ATGACCTCCATGCCTCCCGAGGAGCGCATCGGCGCGCACATCAAGCGCGCCGAGCAGGCGCTCCTCGCGGCGAAGAACGCCGCCGTCAAGCCGGCCGCAGTAACGGTTCCGCAGTACGCCGCCCTGCTCTGGCTCGCCGAGAAGCCGGGCATTTCCGCGGCCGCCCTCGCCCGGCTCTGCGGGGTCACACCGCCGACCATGAACACCGTCCTGAAGAACCTCCACGAGCGCGGGCTCATCGAGCGGACCCCGCACGAGTGGCACCGCAACGTGCTGGAGACCCGGCTCACGCCCGAGGGCCACGCCGCGATGGAGCTGGCCGACGCCGGCGCCGTCCGCGTGGAGACGGCCCTCGCCACCGCCCTCTCGGCGCAGGAGCGGACCCTGCTCATCGAGCTGCTGGGGCGGTGTTCCGAGGTGCTCGACACCCTGAAGTGA
- a CDS encoding PucR family transcriptional regulator ligand-binding domain-containing protein, producing MRLRDLLDVDELDLQLLVGLDADDGVLDRAIRAVPTIDLADPGRFLTGGELVLTGLAWWREEGDAESFVRVLARAGVAALAAGEVEHGLVPHDLVRACRRHGVPLVAVRPETSFAAITEHVLRRLRGLRRKDVGSLAAVVERHRQLLTDRGAPDSVLELLREILGLDVRVLSPTGRQIAGARPPLHPKTAVALAARYLAARRAGEAAPHRVTIGERLYSLVPVRHTTGPATELGDWLVVMEADTANWPAADVELLDRIVELVADARSAHEGAKEALNDLAGRLLDLLRGGVPPEEIPVRLRNTAQAVVSQQDTWPREQFVVARGEWHGNRPIPAPALRVLLEEALVQPDGPVPVSPQDIAATVDGDRAVLFVLVPPTDALPEPALDCAALQQRLSAALARWLGPTDRVCVGVSSPVEEPGNARRALDEARNALRVAYEGPERVTVRGPDDLTTHILSLLPLIPAEARRAFATRLLGPLRDHDSRHRTDLLATLETFLDCDGSWTACAAQLHLHVNSLRHRIARIEHLTARDLTRLETRLDFLAALRAA from the coding sequence ATGCGGCTACGCGATCTCCTGGACGTCGACGAGCTGGATCTGCAGCTGCTCGTGGGCCTGGACGCCGACGACGGCGTGCTCGATCGAGCCATCCGTGCTGTCCCGACCATCGACCTGGCCGACCCCGGCCGGTTCCTGACCGGCGGTGAACTCGTCCTCACCGGGCTCGCCTGGTGGCGCGAGGAGGGGGACGCCGAGTCGTTCGTACGCGTCCTCGCCCGGGCGGGCGTCGCGGCCCTCGCCGCCGGCGAGGTCGAGCACGGACTCGTCCCGCACGACCTCGTGCGCGCCTGCCGGCGCCACGGCGTCCCGCTCGTCGCCGTACGACCGGAAACCTCGTTCGCCGCGATCACCGAACACGTCCTGCGCCGTCTGCGCGGTCTGCGGCGCAAGGACGTCGGCAGCCTCGCCGCCGTGGTCGAACGCCACCGGCAGCTCCTCACCGACCGGGGCGCGCCGGACTCCGTACTGGAGCTCCTGCGGGAAATCCTCGGCCTCGACGTGCGCGTCCTGTCCCCGACCGGACGTCAGATCGCCGGGGCCCGGCCTCCGCTGCACCCCAAGACGGCGGTGGCACTGGCCGCGAGGTACCTCGCCGCGCGCCGCGCGGGCGAGGCGGCTCCCCACCGGGTGACGATCGGCGAGCGCCTGTACTCCCTCGTGCCGGTACGCCACACGACCGGGCCGGCCACCGAGTTGGGTGACTGGCTGGTCGTCATGGAAGCCGACACCGCGAACTGGCCCGCGGCGGACGTGGAACTCCTCGACCGGATCGTCGAGCTGGTCGCAGACGCCCGATCCGCGCACGAAGGGGCGAAGGAGGCGCTCAACGACCTGGCCGGCCGGCTACTCGACCTGCTGCGCGGCGGCGTCCCGCCCGAGGAGATCCCCGTCCGGCTGCGCAACACCGCGCAGGCCGTCGTCAGCCAGCAGGACACCTGGCCGCGGGAACAGTTCGTGGTCGCCCGGGGCGAGTGGCACGGAAACCGGCCCATCCCCGCCCCGGCCCTGCGCGTACTGCTGGAGGAGGCCCTGGTCCAGCCTGACGGCCCGGTGCCGGTATCGCCGCAGGACATCGCCGCCACCGTCGACGGCGACCGGGCCGTGCTCTTCGTCCTGGTGCCGCCCACGGACGCGCTCCCCGAACCGGCCCTCGACTGCGCCGCCCTCCAGCAGAGGCTCTCGGCGGCGCTCGCGCGCTGGCTCGGCCCGACGGACCGCGTCTGCGTCGGTGTCAGCTCTCCGGTGGAAGAGCCCGGGAACGCACGCCGAGCGCTCGACGAGGCCCGCAACGCCCTGCGGGTCGCGTACGAGGGCCCGGAGCGAGTGACCGTACGCGGCCCCGACGACCTCACCACGCACATCCTGTCGCTGCTGCCCCTGATCCCGGCCGAAGCCCGGCGCGCCTTCGCCACCCGCCTCCTCGGCCCCCTGCGCGACCACGACAGCCGCCACCGGACCGACCTGCTGGCCACGCTGGAGACGTTCCTCGACTGCGACGGCTCCTGGACCGCCTGCGCCGCCCAACTCCACCTGCACGTCAACTCCCTACGCCACCGCATCGCCCGCATCGAGCACCTCACGGCCCGCGACCTGACCCGCCTCGAAACCCGCCTGGACTTCCTGGCCGCCCTCAGAGCCGCCTGA
- a CDS encoding type II toxin-antitoxin system Phd/YefM family antitoxin — protein sequence MTQPLPIESIRDVRAHLAEVVERADRDDVPTVITRRGKQVAAVVSIEVLRKYQEWEEREINRIIDERMANPAPGIPIEDIMRETLARGE from the coding sequence ATGACGCAGCCACTGCCCATAGAGTCCATCCGCGACGTGCGCGCGCACCTGGCTGAGGTCGTGGAGCGCGCCGATCGCGACGACGTGCCCACCGTGATCACCCGGCGCGGCAAGCAGGTCGCCGCCGTCGTCTCCATCGAGGTCCTGCGCAAGTACCAGGAGTGGGAAGAGCGCGAGATCAACCGGATCATCGACGAGCGCATGGCCAACCCCGCGCCCGGCATCCCGATCGAGGACATCATGAGGGAGACGCTGGCACGCGGTGAGTGA